GACATCAGGGAGGGGAGCTCAAAGGGTTGGGGAGTTTCTTGCTCTTTGATTGCTGCTCGTATGATTTTTCTTTCAGTAAGCAGGTTTTGTAGCCCTTCACGCTCAAGAGTAACAAACCAACCTGACTCGTTGAGTACTTGTACGAGCATAGAGGCAGCGCCTTGTGTTACTGCAGTAGAAAAAGAGCTAGACGGTGCTGGCCTGTACTGGCCAGTTTGATCACTAAATCCATAAACCGCTACTACTATCTTCCCCCTCGGTAAGGGCAAATTCAAAAGATCTGCATAAGTACTCATTCGATCCGTCAAAGTGGCTTTTTGATGCCCTGGGCCAAACAACGCCTCTCCTGCATTTTGAAAGAAACTACAACCACTTAAAATAAAAACCAAAAATATAACTATTATTCTAACCACCATCACCACCACCCTAAAGAACAAACAATCAATTGACCAATTAAATCAGTTACCAGGATTTAGGCCAACGACTACGATCTCAGAAAGCTCTCCTGTGACAGCATCTGTAATAGTTATAGTTAGGGTACCATCTACATCAAGTATGTTAACGATAAAGTCATCGGTTACGAGAGTACCATCATTTCCATCTCCAACATCTGTGAGCAACTGAGACAACAATCTGGATTCTAGTGTATCCGTAAACCTGTCAAGTGAAGATGAATCAGAGTATGGTGACTTACCAGCTTTAGGATCTTTTTTACTATTTTGAGCGCTGGCATTATTTAACAAATAATTACCATTTAATGGATTACCTCCGAAGGATGGATTTACTGGAGTGTAAATAAGCTCTGTCGAATAAGCAGAGACAGAAAAGAAAGATAAAACCAATAAAACATAGAACCTCACTATAATTCCTCCCCGGCCAAGTCCAAGTTTTGTGAAAATAACTGCTGCAGCCTTTGCTGTCGTACATTATTATTGATTTGAGCAACAGCTTGCT
The DNA window shown above is from Microbulbifer variabilis and carries:
- a CDS encoding curli assembly protein CsgF, coding for MRFYVLLVLSFFSVSAYSTELIYTPVNPSFGGNPLNGNYLLNNASAQNSKKDPKAGKSPYSDSSSLDRFTDTLESRLLSQLLTDVGDGNDGTLVTDDFIVNILDVDGTLTITITDAVTGELSEIVVVGLNPGN